TTTTGTGCTTGGGAAATGACGTTTACACATTGCCTGTTTTGGGGCGTGTTTCTCCTCTTTAGGTACATCAGGGCAGAGCACTATCACTACAGGTATGCTCCAGTTGGCAGCTCCCAAGCAAAGGCTGGTCAGTGGTGGATACGCTCACGTGTTGGCTCCTATATGTACCCAGTTTCGCTGTCCAGCTTGAAGCCCCTTTTGAAGACGTTTGGTTGGGAAATGCCATCTATGTGAATTGAACCTTGTACTGCTGATGAACAATGCCATGCCAGTGAATGAACAGTGACAGTGAGATCTTTCCCCTGCCTTCCTTTCTTGTTCTAGCCTTCACGTTGAATTTGTTACAGTAAAAAGCAACTTTCTGCTCTTGGTGCTGTGGTCATTTCTGCTTACACTGACATGCATTGCACTTACTTTTATCCCCTTTGTATAAGCATTTAAGAATAAAGAAGTTAGAAGGATAATAGTTATGAGGGACCACTGAAACAGAATGTGAGTGCCATTATTAACAGTGGCAGCTGCTCCTCCACTTTGCTCATGCAGTGATTTTTTTACGGCTTGTATTGTAGTGAGTTGTCACTGTGATTACCTTGTTGCTATGGCAACATTGTGAGCAGCTGAAAGGAACCCAGGAAGACAGCTTGTGTTAACAGTGGTGCTGAGGTTCTGCCTTGGTGACCCTTTGGAATATTTTTTAGCCCGAAAATTCTACCACCACAGGAGGAATTCTTAGGTCATTACTGCATGCACAGGCTGCCAGCTGCCAGTGCTGAGGCGGTCCTAGGGCCATAATGCCCTTCATGTGGCCAAGGAGCAGCTCGTAATACTCTGTGGCATCCTAGAGCATTCGGGACTCGCATTCCGGCTACTCGACAAACTGGTGGTATGTGGGGCCATGCCACAAACACTGTGATATGTATGACACATGAATTAAGGTAGAACAAATTACTTGGTTGCAAAATGCATAAAAGTGCAGATAGCCTTCTTACTATCTATACTCCCTTCTTGTCCTTTATATTTTTCCCATCCCCGTCTGCTAGCTGCCATTCAGGTGTCAGCCTAAATGTTGGACAGAGCAGTCAGCAGGAATTTCTTTCCTTCATCTTTTTCCATTAGTGTAATAAAGGAGCCAATTACACACCAACTTGCTTTTaatgtgtgggtgtgtgtgtggggggggttCAGTGTGcccttctagttcactgtagtagAGCTGCATTGTTCGCAAGATTGGTGCATACATTTGCTCGCGTTTGATTCGCTTTTGGGTCCCATTATTTAAAGTTGCCTGTTGGTGCATATGTGGGATCACTTTTACTATGACAATATTGCTCACAATATCAAACACAACCCAGCTTTCTGGTAATAGTTACTTTAGGTTAGAATATACATATGCTTCCAGTATACTTTTTTATAATTTCTGTTAATTTTTCAAAATGGTTACAATTAAGTGTTGATCATCTTCCGTGCAAAAACCTGAAGCAAGTATGGAGGTTGTGCAAGATGGCTAGTTTCGTCGCATGACTCACAGGGAGGTATACAAACATATTGAGAGCTCAAAAAACCTGTTACAGCTTCCGCTGTAAAGGTGATCAAAATGTTGGATCCCATATTTCGATCCAACTAGTCAAGCCTTGAGGCTTGGCTAGGTCATTTTAGTACAGGTAATGGCTGTCAGGATGTTGAAAGGGAGTGTGCTTGTGTACAGTATTGCTAATAGTAAGTTTAAACAAAACGAAAGTTCAAAGGAAGATGGAAACTTGAAATGATGATGGCAGATAGAGCTACGGGTACATAACCAGGGGTGTAGCCAAGAGGGGGGAGAGGCTTACGGggctccagccccccccccctcccccccaaaattttttcGGGCTGTCATGCACTGCCGACCAAGACAACCCCCAGTGTCAgactggattttgtctagaatgtctatttcacgctcgaaaagacatgtCAGTGTGAACATTGCGATCTTGGGCCGGATTTTGCCGCAACGCCCATACACAGGGTGTCGCATGACTCAAGGAGCACCATCCGAGCATGAAGTTTCAAGAGTGTTTTGATGGCGAGTGGGCTTGTCGCGGCATCTCAtggaggccgcagaatctacggagcgcatggatttcaattctgaagcTTTGTGGTTATAAAGTATAAACTTTTGGgtataaacttttgatgtgaaaggggcagcgacatttccaaagtcatgctTTAAGTTTttaattccggaactttgtgggtttaatgttgttataaacatttgacgccaaaggtgcatttaATGTCGCAGATCGTACCATACGAgaaaagccaaatcaacacactatcagacaagttgaaaAAGCACGCAGCAAGGTTCAacgagacaaagcgttgtggtggttcatttgtgccgtcatgtcacagaaaagaatatcaacatgttttttacctgcgccaaagcatccatgtcaagacactaaagccagcaaaggtaactacgttcttatttatttttctactttgacttttattcgcgaggacgtactgagcctcttcaatttcttgttcttgctacctgcgggctgccagagccagccaaagcacatgtgtttttctcgtgttgccccgaccaccatgcGGCGCACTTCAGTGCATGTtcatttttctctggccgagtggattttcgcctggcagagttctggacgctttccggctagcagacgagaaaaagaactATGGTCGCTTGCCAGCATCACTGTGGCGACTCCATGGATCGTAACATGTTCGCTTGAGTGCAACcactccggaaagtcttgtctcgccggtgtaggataccgaacAGTATATGTATGCTTCCCTGTGGACCAGgcgtctcacattttcttcgatattccttcattAGCCACATTATAGGTGCCtcaagtaggcattcgattgtggccaacatgctttcctttgcgttttgttttcctttcggtgccccgcctcacgaaagaaaaaaagatgttgtTGCGGCACAGCGAATCACCGCATAGTGAAACtttgattttgttacttcttttgcagaaagtacTGGCCCACGGGACGCTTGAGTTGCTGGATACTCTTATTATGTTATTGTGAATGCACTTATATGGATACTCCAAGtacattcctgccatcgccgtctctctcatgttccgtacaaagtccgAGGGCAATAACATTGTGACCGTGCACCacacgctgtatgtgcgagggaaagtgTAGGAGGAGGGGGAGTGGCatgggtgagcctacgatggtggctcagtcttgtgtgcgcaagagaCAAGAGAGGGGAGGGAGCACGCCGCCTCCCGTCACGCGCAACACATCACGGGGAGTGGAAGGAGGCGGGGTGGGCCTTGGGATTCTGTGATTGTGCTACATATTTcattgccttgtttgatgcattatatacagtgactttttcttagatatgtagatttattCGAGACttatatacgtatatttaaatactttgttgcgaggttttgtgtatacgcgCAGTAGACTTCGTTTCCGGTGACacttgtggggtcttcgggtctcacaggagtaccgaccaccgcaggttcgagcttagcgagccacagggccgtgTCAGCTGCCAGCCTCTAGCACTGTTGCGCGcaagctcaggccacaaggggatACCGAGTGATGcatgcaagaacacagtattgccctgagTTGGCAGGAAACCATTCAGTGTATCTATGGggcacccgacactgcacaaacgcccacTCCGGGGcagcggggaaccaaaggggtcccgcaccaagggcgaaaatagAGTCGGGAGCGCCTATAGCATGTCgttgcgagagcacaggctcaagctgggacacgccgctagaAAAAGTCCCGGCGagtatgctacttgctctcgcgataaccaatgggccaactcgtgaaagctcgggcaatctccttcggcttgggcctccgatcaGTGCGGCTCAGTGTGGTACGACTTCgtgcgagcactaggcacccgttgtTCGGCTTAGCGTCCGGACAGAATCAACACGAGGCATGTGCTCTCCACACGGGCAAAGGCACTGTGCTTGAGCTCAGTCCTAgccacaaaggtgtcggcggacgagaggacgCAGAGGAACCTGGCGTAGTCCCAAGGCAGAAGAGACACGCTAGCGTCAcgacagtagccaccaggggccactTCGCAACTTCATAGCTCCGCCCTCACCACGAACgatcgcgagtggagcgccaccgctgacaacTGGTTCGGAGCGAGGAGGCAGTGAGGCGTAGGGATTGCATAAacaggtgaaatgcgcccgcgcaatggcgtgTCGAATTCCCAAAAATCACCacacacttttttgccctttatcaagctgtatcttcacatttgtatattccattgtatcttcgcatttctaatgcacgagggcgagtgaaatgaaagtgagtcaaCCCACCCCGTGCAATAattgttcggttcattatctaCGAGACATACGTGTAGCACACGGGCATCTCTCATTCacaaaagtgacacacaggtgtgaggataaatgttctctaatgctctcatacactaggttgaacatggttgcgtgacgtaatggacgctccaaaagttgaaccgTGTGGTGTCGTGAGTTTtctgacagctgaaggtatttcccaaaagaaattagtcgctgaATGGCTGcatgttgaacattgcatttcattggccatttGAAGTGCTGGAACAAACTATTCAGAGAAAGACGTGAAAGTTTCAAAGacaatccaagaccgggccaaggCCACTGTGCAATCCCCCCCAACagaattgcaaaggttgatgagctgattagacaaaaACAGGGGATAAGTACCGATGAACTGGCAGATCAAtcgtgaacatcagtcacggtttggttcacaCCATAATACACGAATATCTCggtcatcggctcttgtgtgcgcaatcgaTGCCCAAggttttgaaccaccgccagaagacagagaagttcggcactgccttgactcatctgattcGGTACCACAATGATGGTGACAACtttttgtttgcaattgtgaCCGGCGACAAATCATGGCACCGCTACTatgagcctgaaacatgacggcaagaCTTTCTGTGGAAACATTTGAGTTCAccagccccaaagaaagcaaaggccgttgTTTCTCCCGGAAaggttgacttttttttttttcaatcgtcaggggccattactgatcgaatttgctaaaccttgAGAGTCTATCAATCGTTTacgatattgtgaaatgccggatgaagaacaaacgacgtggaaaactgacgaatggggtcatcttgctcaaTGACAATGGCCGTCTCCACATCGCTGATGTgattaacacaaaactggcaaagttcaagtggaaaacgttGCAGCATCCGTCATACATCCGAAACCTGtagccttgcgacttccacactTTGGGGCAACTGAataaacagctcaagggaaccagattcgtgtcggacgatgacttgaaagagtcagttacacaCTTTTTGAAGCAGCCAAAGGGGAGAAAAATCGAACTCTCAAtggcaacccaaggagttttatgagacgggaatcacgcgactcattagtcagtgggacaaatttCTAAACGCTCATGGAGACtacctttaaataaagtaccctgtttgtcatatattcgcatttgtTCACATTCATTATCTCGCCGTCGTAAATTTTCGAGAACTGCTGCtttctatatgtgctctctgttgcgccTATTGGATCGGTGGCATTACTCACAacacacgaccggtgacagctgctcctgcataaTACATCAGAAGAAAgggcagcgtcattgagatttttccctgacagttgcatgtgtacaaaaatgtaaacaaggttcttgaatgacaaagtttcaataAAATATTTCTCCTGATGTTGTCAATtttatggcctttacattttttataTCAGCGGCAGGCACTgatttgctggtttcaaactgatatagttctaacgttcgtctgatattttctttacttattaaatagacataAAACATGGAAGTATTGATATCAGTTATCTCAGGCataatttttgggacatacgagtatataaTTGTATGATAAATATACATATtctacttgtcttgacagtgcgtagcgtttaagagtttgtttgcagcatttttggcaatggcaatgtagttattattcatgtatttgataccTTGACAAATTTcatgaggaggaggccgagctgcaacgcgTGCTcctccccgaacgaaatttctggctacgccactgctacaACGCTGCTAAGTAAAGCAGTTATTGCCTTGACAAAGACAAGTCCCCCTGTCAAAATATTGGCTCAACCCATTTGCACCCAAGGAAAATTTACACATTAAATTTTGTTGATTTTTGGTACCAGATGATCTTTTTACACTGCAACTGCATTGTCAAAGTTTCATGAGTTGCGCTATCCTTTGAAACTAATGATGGCGTGCTTTAAGAAGTATGCTAGGCCTTATGGGTGTAAAACCTGATGCAGAACATCAAATGTATATGTGATATTTTGGAGCTTCCTAAATCATAAAGGCTTGCAGTGAAAAGTCAAATGAACCTTAACACAAGACTGCATAAGCTTGTGACAGCAAAATTAGCCTTTTAATAGGCAATTTTCTTTGCTGGGATGTGTTTTGACTATTCAATTAAGTGTGTAGCATGACTTCATCAATTAACGGGAAAGGACTATAGTGTTGCTTTCAGAGGCTTGCGCAATGAATATATATTATTGGTGCATATCTAGACGTGATATTTTGCTATGAATGCAAGCATTCAAGACTAAAGCACTCATTATTTGGTTCAGTGGTAATTAAAACATCCAACAGACTGGTGGCATCTCCTCCAATGAGAGTCAGTTCTTACATTACAATACTGTTGTATGATTCGCTCAGTGATATTTTCGTTGGAATTTTCTGAACTTTCATGAAATGTGGTTTATGCCTGGAATTCCCCAAGTGGGTTGATGCTACTTTCATTGCATAATTATTTCATTTCGATTGGCACAGGAACATATATAATCTTTGCTGTTTTCCATTTCCTCCCACCTATCTTTCAATTTGTAATGAAATCCTGCGTAAACTATCTCTTTTTAAATAATGTTCATATAATATGTAATTGCTTTTTATGCAAATTCACTGCAACATTGCTCGCTATTTTATTGACTGAGAAGATAAGAGCATCGTCACCTTTGTCAGCAGCAAGAAAGGAACCAGGAAGAATAATAGCAGTGTTGATGTAATCCTTAATGTATTTATTGCCTGCAACTGTCCCTGAAGCTTTTGTAGCGAGCAAAATATATTTTGtagaaataaaagtaaaaaacCATTGTATGTGCTTCGAGAAGAAACACAGCCCTCTAGCATACACATAGACCCATTGTATTTTACAAAGTACACCTGCAttcattttcttgcgatgctATAAATATGTATGTCGTATGAAATGTCATGAATTCATTGTTTACGCCATTTTTTTCTACAACTTACACACAAACTTCTTCGAGGAGCATatgtcatgcttgaaaaaaaaataaagaagatgcATGTACAGCAGCACCTGCTATGTTCAGCATTTCTCCAAGTTTGGTGATGAATAGATCAAATACATCATGTAGCTGATGAAAAACTACAATGTGGTCATCTTGGCAGGACCCTTCTTAGCAGAATGGCATACTAAGGTACACAGCATGTTAATTGtttataaatgaaaaaaaagtggcACTGTACTTTTAAAAAGTACGCTGGGCGCTAGTGGGTTAAACCGACATTCTTTGTTCGATTACTCACCATAATTGTAAATTTCTGTCATCCAGATTCGTGTTGTCACCAGTTCCAGTGAAAAAACTTTTGACACcaatgccatgcttttttttttctgctcttcaGCATttgcgaaacttttttttttgtgtgtgtgtatttaaAGTGAAAATCATTCCTACCTTTGGTTTTGCAATCAGACCTGTTTTACTGGAAGTAAAAAACATTACACTGGGGTATACTACTGCTGTAGCAGAATGTTTTTTATCACTGCTTTAGCTTTAATTGTTTTTAGTggttataaaaaaaagaacactgtctTACCAGACGTCTCTACCAAAGTAAAATTTTGAAGCGATGAAAGGACATTTCATTTCTTAGTACCACTGGCATAATTGCTGCACCATCAAAATGGTTACTGGATTTTTTCCTGCCAATTTGGTATGTTAAGGTTATGTAGTACTGGAAGGCCTGCATTACTGTAAGAACACACTGTAATCCAGAATGCAGTTAAATTCCTGCATTGCTTCAAGAACACACATTTATCCAGAATGCAGATAACCAAATCAATTTAAGGCACAGCAAATAATGCTAATTTATGAGAGGCTCTGTTTCAACAGTCAGTGCATCTGTTCAGACTACACTTTTCAGACAATCACCCACTGCGGCAAGCCCGAACAGTTTATAAGGACTCAGTTAGTACACTTGCTGCTCAATCTTAATGGTGATATGCTTTTCAAGTAGTTGGAGCCAGAAAAAAGCACTGCAAAATAAGCTCTACCAACAATGTTCGGATATCATGTCTGTAAGTGGCACCGCATGCAATAATTTCCATTACAAGTCACTGCTTGGCCGCAGAGGTCCACTTGCTAGTCCATACTAGTAAAAACACCAGGCCAATGGGTATGGTGCTCCGTCTAGTTGTTTTTGTGGTACACATAAAGCTTTGCCAGTAGAAACAAACTGGTATTTGTCATGAGGAGCTGTCATTGTATATGCCCCATGATATCATAATGGCTTCGCTTCCGGCAAAAGGAACAAGGTACGACGCAGATGATTTGTTCTTGCCACCATCATTTAAAACTGTTACATTGAAGAACAGCATTGGATTTTTGCCTGTAAAATGATGACCTTTTGTTTTTTGATGCTGTGGAGTGACTTTGTCATTTGTTTTGGCGTCTTTAACCATAACGTTATCTTGTACACGTAACAAGTGCGACTTATGGCTGAGCTCTGTCTGGTTCTTAATAAATTTCGAAATATTCCAGTGAATACTTTTGTCCAAAAAGGATTGTTTCATTGCAAGAGAAGTTTTGGACCTTGAATCTGATGTAAGCATTGATGAATTATTGCAGCATGTTGACAGCTGATCTTTTGTAGTGCTTGTAACTTGATGTTGAACTTCTGGCTCTTGAAATTTATGCACCCACTTGGTGGCAGCATCAGGTAAAATGGAATGAACCCCAAGCTTTTCGTTCTTCCAGCTTATTGCATCACTTAtcatatgggtcattccatctctgTTCTGTGAGAGTGTGTTTTCTTTCCAGTTCATGACAGGCATTACATTGTATTTCTGCAAGTTCCCAATTTTTATTTCATAGTTTTTACCTGGTCTGTATGTGGCTTCTTGCAGGTGATTACCCGCAGAAAAATTTTGTCTGACTGACCCAACAGGCATTAGCTCGTATTGCTGCAAGTTGgtaatttttctttcatggtTTTCACCAGGTCTCATGGCTTCTTGCAGTTGATTCTTCTCAGAAAAATGTCCGACAGACCCAAATGATTTGTGCTGTTGCATTATCCTAGACATCTCCTTTCTCTTCTCAGAAGCTATTACTGAACTTACAGCCAGTTGTTTCTGTACTGTGCTGGCTTTATCTACAGCACCGTTTTCTTGCAGAAGACTTGACTTTCTGCGTTTTCTCCTCTCAGGCACCATGATAGTTCTTTCTGTCATTTCACTGTCGTGACCAGGTTTACTGGTACTGTTTGTCTTTCTGTACTCATCAACCTCCACTGCATGCTTCAAGCTATCAATAATGTCATCCTGGGCTTCAACAGGTAGTTGTTTATGTCTCGTGTAACTCTTTCtagcttgctttctttttgtttcactgGCAGCTAAATAGGCAGCAGGTCTGTGCAATAAATTGTCACTATACCCTTCATTTCTAAAAAGCTTGGCAGCTGCCATCTTCAGAAGCCTTTTCTTGAACTGAGTGACTTCATTGTCTTCATTATCTTCATTCGAAGATTCCTTCTGAAGAGGCTGCAGAGGAACTGCAGTACTGCTCATTATGTGTTCAAGCTCTGTTACTTGGTCACCTGGATGGCTGCTGATAGGCATGTGATACTTGTCAACACCTCCTTGTTCACTGTCAGCTTTATAAATTGTCAGGTCATCTAAAGTTAGTTGAGTTTCAAATGTCCCATCTTGTTCCCTCTGGAAAGTTGAAGCATACCTTCTCTGTATAACAGGTACTTGCAGCTTCACTCCTCGTTTGCTGTGCTGCCGAGGTTCAGACACTAGTGATCCATAGTAGTCTGATAATGCTACTGTAACAGGTACACTGCCGAGACCCACATGAGATTTTGTTGCat
This Dermacentor albipictus isolate Rhodes 1998 colony chromosome 1, USDA_Dalb.pri_finalv2, whole genome shotgun sequence DNA region includes the following protein-coding sequences:
- the LOC135901609 gene encoding uncharacterized protein codes for the protein MSVGFSSKPNSCMHATTLLLAAFFCSTVQSFKPDPGHFNTPHEAIEYVAWKALKEGKPSCVTVHPLGVSLFCIMGECIQDGNGSSYCKCSEYFTGLTCSVYKGKCTSESICSPHLCQDNPNKISLYECVCKPGYYVPDSPAFSHCMPDSILSSAMGEKYSESSTNATTLPSTVAPDEQLAETSMLLNISEDNTRISANPVTTESNASQPALKCRSSGFNMHFIQRDEENKTADVFTRAFQNDIGQDEPSETTRAAETNSHSTVLKNQHYPAAYSIDDRDKTKEETEKNATKSHVGLGSVPVTVALSDYYGSLVSEPRQHSKRGVKLQVPVIQRRYASTFQREQDGTFETQLTLDDLTIYKADSEQGGVDKYHMPISSHPGDQVTELEHIMSSTAVPLQPLQKESSNEDNEDNEVTQFKKRLLKMAAAKLFRNEGYSDNLLHRPAAYLAASETKRKQARKSYTRHKQLPVEAQDDIIDSLKHAVEVDEYRKTNSTSKPGHDSEMTERTIMVPERRKRRKSSLLQENGAVDKASTVQKQLAVSSVIASEKRKEMSRIMQQHKSFGSVGHFSEKNQLQEAMRPGENHERKITNLQQYELMPVGSVRQNFSAGNHLQEATYRPGKNYEIKIGNLQKYNVMPVMNWKENTLSQNRDGMTHMISDAISWKNEKLGVHSILPDAATKWVHKFQEPEVQHQVTSTTKDQLSTCCNNSSMLTSDSRSKTSLAMKQSFLDKSIHWNISKFIKNQTELSHKSHLLRVQDNVMVKDAKTNDKVTPQHQKTKGHHFTGKNPMLFFNVTVLNDGGKNKSSASYLVPFAGSEAIMISWGIYNDSSS